The sequence AGCATTTTGCTTGCGTTGCTCGATGCTGCAAGGCAGGCAATAGAACGCTCACAATATGAGCGGAAATCAGATTGCCTGTTTGGAGTTTTTGTTGAAGGAAGTCCATAAAGCAAAACGTCACATGAACAGCGCACCTTGGtctcattttgtgtttatttgcagATGGAGTGTTGAGTCATCTGATTATGGGTTGTTGCTTTATTACATTCCAATTCACGCTGTTAAATATACTAATAATAGATATTGTTATTTGGTTGTTGTTTGCATTTTTATAGAAATGAACTACTGTATGTTGCAACACCTAGAGTGGGTtacaaagtatatatacacacacacatgctcaaATGTTAGGGTTTTTGTGATTttcacttgattattaaaactcattcgctctcagccattttgtcagaagcaatcccgttctgttttactggagtttgactgattttgcaaggcccacagaatattgtgttcgattgctataaaaacatgtaacctatcaaaagaaagattaaagtctcttctttcatcaggaaaaaacgtaagtttctatctgtttccgttttgcagcaattaacattagaatatagctaagtttaatcatttttttacaaatctatttagaattgtaattgggctttttggtgaaatatttccaaaactGCAATGTGCCGTACTGTGACCAGTGTTATGGCATAGTGTTGTGATGTTGGCTTGTATTGAATAAAGGTTTATATAACACACACTTATTGGATACAACGGTTTGGTGTCAAAGGTGGAGCTTCACTTTGTGCAGCTGACCTTGTTTTTGGTGCTGCGTTAATATTTCAAGACTAGCAGCAAGCAGAATAGCTAAAGCTATTTGGGCTAACCGCTACATTCATCCACTCATAACTTATTTTCATACTCTCATAAATAATGATTGTTGTTTGAGATTGAAGTTGACCGGAGGTGTTGCTGTCGTACAGAGTGCTATAATAGTCAACAGTTGTTTGAGAATTATTAAAAAACACGTGATTAGCAATTTAGTAAAGTCCAGCTACACGACTTGTCTTGtctttgtatattttattgtacgtcTGATTTGTACGACCAGTCTTGCTCAACAGTCTTGATGTCTTTGCAAGCCTCACAATGAAAGATCCCAATTTGAAGCGCAAGTGGAGATTTGTTGGAATGCTTTGCTGCCCTCCATTTTCAActgtttataatatttttctgtGTCTGCATATTTTCTCTGTGCACCATTACTCATCAGAATAAAAAAAGGAACTATGAAAATCTCGACCAACTGTCCTATGACAACAAGCGAGGACCTAAGGTATATTTGCATGGTCAATGCACGCCGCCCACCAACTTTCCAATCGTAGCAAATAGAAAACCAGCCCGAACCGGTCACCAGCCGACCCagaaatgcccccccccccccccccccctccacccccTTGGTAGCACgtgttttctttaatttttaatttgagAAATTCCCATGTCGTTTCAATGAAGAATGATTTTGCAATGGAAAATGTTttcagcaagaaaaaaaataaaaaagatcagCGAGCAGCACCCTGGCTTctctcattttcattttcaatttccAAAAGAAGGAATGCATGTCCTCTgaactctctctcactctcacacGAAAAGAGtttgcaagcctttttttttttttgatggagaaCCGGTCGTGTGGGAGCAACCCGCCTCCCGGATGCTACTTCCTCCTTCTTACTTTTCAgcagctattttatttttttgttgttgaggcAAAACGTCCCTCTCACCTCCACCCGTTTTTAGTTACTGGTTGCATTGacctttttcttcccccccaccTAACACATGCACGTCCTTTTTTTGGAGCCTTGATAATCCTCAGTTTGCATGTACAACCAAATGCaaaagtttttttcccttcaagcttttaattattattattttttttaattcagcccGTAACCCACTGgatcgcgttttttttttattttttatttttttttaaactttgcctCCCGTTTACGAAACATAATCGGCCAAACTCGAACCAAGCAGGTAAAGAGGCATCATGGTGTCTAAGGGATGGGAAGTAGCTGGCTTGACCTTTTTTATGACCCCATCACAGGCAGAGAAAGTCCTCCAGTTCAGCCAGGACACTAACTTAACGGCCCTGCTGCTGGAGGCCAAAGAACTGGAGGCCCGAGTCATCATCCTTTCCGCCAGGTGagaggtttttatttatttgacttttttgttaTTCTACCGATTTTCATCCATCAACTGCTTCTACATTCCTCAACCGATTGAAACCATTCCAGcttcaacatgttccaaaaatccACGCTTTCCAGGCTATATGATTTCTTATTCAAAATATTcacagttttcccacaattaaacatttttcaccccaaaaatctccattcattttcaatgatacGCCATTTAACAATTCGTTCCTACTTGAGATTCAAactgttcagctcattcaattcacttcaagtttatttttcaacattccCTAATACATCTATTTCAGTACCATtcgaaactagactaagtgcaatttctggaggaattgcgtgggaatgctgaaagctgaatgctaatatttgaatacatgtggaatgcttatgaagtaaattgagagataaattatgaaattatgaaccTCCTGGTtgctggacaatgcactttaccaatcGTGCCAatgagcagtatcaaacacctggtaatgatgaaaagttatatgtatggaagtcgGTGTGGAACgtgacacttagaaatagttcaatgtctatcccattgaaaatgaatggggaaaagttgatatttaacgttaaattgtgcaaatgctGTACGTAatgtaccccgggaggcgtgaatttttgaagcaagttgaaatttgaacagtgtaaatcagaAATATTATGTatgagttgttacatggcaagaaaagtgtgaagaataaaaatcacaataaaattgtgtgggaatgcttcatatcATTCAAAAACATTCCTCCTCATTTAATATGATTTCACATATTAATTGTTTCTTTTAACATTTCAACATTCAcatacaatttctccagaaattgcttcaTCAAGTTTGTAAATGTGATCAGTTTCAGTGAAGAACGTTTTCTGGTCCCACATTAAACAATCCAAGAAATATCAttctaaaaataacaaataaatagatGATAATTTTTTAAAGAGTTTAATAGAGGTTTGGTACTGTACATctaaataaaagtttaaatattgttttaattataGCAACATGTTAGAATAAGTAACAtttgtgtttccattacacttttgcgaaatacttctatttcgacacgtctcaaaaaccacctcatgagagtggcaaaactgtttgcaatatttgaggttttttttggggggggggggtttcccgcaaatccagtgtttccattacGGGCTTGCTTTTaagaaacatgccttttgcacAAAACTAAGGGTAATGGAAATGCACTTTGTGTCCATTACTCTGTATTTCTCCTACAGAAGcattcattatcattatttgtgtgatgtctttttttgttttttaatgtcctCACCATCAGCGAGGAAGACGCCGCCGCAGTGTACAAGGCTGCCCGCTTCCTCAACATGACAGGCTCAGGCTACGTGTGGCTGGTGGGCGAGCGGGAGATGTCGGGTAAAGCGCTGAGTGAGGCACCAGACGGTACGTTCAACATTCAGCAGAGACCTGTGGTAAATACATGGGTGTGACTCAAAGGACAACGCAAACAACAAACACAGCACAACAAATACGGGATTAGTGAGATTAATAATTGATGTATTGCTGTACATGAGTTCACCATGGAACCAATGTGTGTCGTGTGATGGATAAGCGTTTAAACGTTTAAGCACCCAATTGTGTTTAAAGGTTTAAATGTGGTGTGTTCAGTACTCCTTGTTTTCTTCAGTTGAATTGTGTGTTTCCTGGCTATTCATTGTGCTATTCTGCCATGTTAATGTCCCGATTTCTAATTAACTATTAAGGAAGAGTTTTGCAACTGGTAGAATGGTAAGCTACAACAGCCTTTCTTGTTCTCATTTCTTCAGTTTGTCTCACTACATTGTATCACTTCGTGGTCACCGACTTTCCTCCCACACAGTCACCCTTCCGCAACAAAACCCCCATACTCAGAAaacatttttccacattttttttttttgtgctgtcatCGTCTCCACTTCCACTGCGGCTTCTTGCAGAAGTCGGTTGGACCTGGTTGCAATCAGAAAACTTAGCTGAAGTTGGATTATTGACTGCTTTgatggtgtttttgtttgaacacAAACAATAGTTTGCCTGATTCCCCAAGTTCTGCATAGCGGGAAAAAGAGTAAATGAAATCCAACTTCAAGGGACTCTTTACACATGCTGTAAAAGGTCATcagtagcaaaaaaaacaagaaatatcATTATTTATGTTGCCCTGcctgatgatttattttttccaggcAGGGCAATTAGACGACTACTGATGTGCCACCTTTGTTCAGGATGTCTAAACTAGAGCCCCTATAAGTTTTTGCCCACTTTGAGCATTGCAAAAGGATCCTAGGAGGCAGCTCCCTTTTTTCAGATCAGTgattgtgtgtttgtcgttggaTGGGTCACAGGTTTGATCGGCCTGCAGCTCATCAACGGGAAGAACGAGTCGGCTCATATCAATGATGCAGTGGCGGTGGTGGCCCAATCCATCCAGGAGCTCTTTGAGAAGGAAAACATCACTGAGCCGCCAAGAGGATGTGTGGGCAACACCAACATCTGGAAAACGGGACCTCTCTTCAAAAGGTATTCAGaaatttatgttgttgtttgtttttgtcttcagattttattaagagaaaaaaatatgttactactaggggtgtcaaaattagtgcgttcattttaagttaatttaaagttaatttaaagttccgtCAATGCCACTAATTTATTTAACTTGCAATTAAATGACCTCCTCTTTTAACTTCCTGTGTCAGTCAGTCTTGGTGACTTTAAATAGATCCATGACCTTTAAGAGGGTAAGACgctaattttgttgttgttgttgttgtttgtttgtttttttgcctttttcatGGAATCCATGTTTGTCAGTTGGTCCATATTTGCTAgtgctgtgcaaaatgttcggATCTTTCAGATTATATTACAGAGACAGGATGTGATGAATATTTTCAagtcatttacatttttctttttttgcacagaattatttgatttttaaacaattatttgACATTCCGTAGCTGTTCACAGTCATCATCAAGGATGCATTGGGTGCGGCATCAAATACTCATAAATGAAACAGTGACGGTGAATTTAGGTATTAtaatttagaaactaaagaaagCCTAACAATGTTGTCAACCATCAAGGCAATTGAGGATGTCATGTTGTCCTGCCTTGTTAAACTTGGTATAAGTATGTTACTTTTTTCACATAGGACATAACTGCTTCTGACAATTGGAAATTTGGAATCTGATGtgatgtggggtccctcaagggtcagtccttgcaACCCTTTTGTTTAGTCTGTATATGCGCCCCTTGGGTCAAATTATTCAGACCACCAATATCATGGCTAGGCAGATGACACACAGCTACAGCTTCCAGAGTCCCAAAATGACAAGAGCTCAGTTAGAGTATTGTCACAgtctaaaacaaactaaaatgtacttaaacaattcaaaacaaaacagaggtaATTGTTTTTGGCAATAAAGAGAAGAGGAGAACATTTGGGCACGCTGTCTTTTAGAAACAAGGACCAAGTTGAAAACTTGCTGATTGATTCCGAACTGACTTTCAGAAGTCATATCAACTATaattcactaaaacagcctgccTTTCACTATCTGAATAATATATTCAGAGTGAAGGGCTGCATGCTCCAATGGTTCCTGCTTTTATCTACACTAGACTTGATTATTGTAatagtcttctgactggactccctGCCGCTCGTTCCGAAACAGATCAGAAAGCACATATTACTTTAGGCTTTAAAAGTTGTAGTCTGGGTGCCAGTCAGTTGTAGAATAGACTTTGAAGATCTGCTACTGGTCCACAAATCACGGAATGGTTTCGGTCCTGAATACATTACATAAATTAATATGAACTCAAAAGGGCTCTGAGGTATGCAGACTCAAATCAATTAGTGAAGTCCAgacttcaaagcaaacatggagaagcagcatttagctgttatgctgcacacaaatataATAACACTTCCAACAGACATGAAGTCTTTTagatccaggttaaaaactattttttcccccatgccCCGCAATAAAGGTCTTTCAGAGCgttttaaaatcacaatgtccaaAAGTTTAATTTCTGTTTCTAATTTTTTactttgctttaaaaaatgtccttagCTCTTTTGTTTGTAACTTCTTttaaatgtgtgtatatatatataaaacgttCAATTATAGAAAGAACATTTAAgttaccttgtgtatgaaatgcacTACATAAATAAAGCTGTTTGCATTGCTTCATGCTTAACatggtataaaaaaaatgttttaattttgtttgctTCAGTGTAGGTttcacataaataaaatatgtcaaTTATTATAGTCCTGCAATTGattggcaaccagtttaggatgtccgccacctactgcccgaagccggctgggataggctccagctccctcGCGACaattgtgaggagtaagcggctaagaaaatggatggatggatggaattattaTACTCCTAATATAATGCACATTTTTGTTTCTACAGTAAAATCAATGGCAGGATACTTTATACATTCCTAAGCTATGAGGCATTGTCAGATCATAACATGATCACATTAGACTGTCGAGTTAAACGTGTGTACCTGTATATATTCTATCTGGTACAGAAAATGGCCAGCCAACTTTCAAGTGACCCATTtaggccattttttttcaccaactCCATGCAGATGTGTATTAAAACAGCTGACATCAGCTcaacacaataaaaatgaaGCAGTAACTCCTCTGagagtacatatacacatcacgTGATTTCATGCGAGAGCACACATCCACTCTCTCATTATGCACATGGGCTTCAATTATCCGTGTTTGCCTGCCGCAGGGTACTTATGTCATCTAAATACCCGGAGGGGCTCACGGGACGCGTGGAGTTCAATGACGACGGAGACAGGAAATACGCCCACTACAGCATTCTCAACTACCAGAAGAGTCGACTCGTTCAAGTGGGCGCTTATAATGGCACGCAGGTAAACTGATAGCTGCCACAGACATGCACTTTAAGAATGGTTCTGATTTATAGCTCTATTTTCTACTGTATTTGTGTATATATGGCACTTTTCTGTTTAGCTGTGCTCAGCAGAAAAGAAACAGAACAGAAGGCAAGTGACACTTGCGTCGACGCTCGAGTGGTCACGACTGCGGATGACATGCTGTGACGCTGGAGCAAatacgtgattggctgacaaaATGAATAATTCACTGCTCCGTATGAGCTTTACACAGTAAATGTCTACTTATCTGTTGGTTTATCTATATCGAAATCTCAGCATTCTGTATGAGTCCTATTTAtttgtgtaataataataataataattaaacaaactgtaactttaagttgtgtgtaaaataatgacatccaggacgattccccatacaagttgcattgctcatctgaggactgcttgtgaaattacaaatttatatattttgattgtggccggctgattaatttttttacatttctttttatttgataattttGTGTACTTTGTTTAAGAAGgttaagaaaaatattttgttatggTTGGAATTTTTCTAGGGGGaaaaacattgataaagtattttctatttatcaataaactttatcctaattttaatttttgtttaaaaaggaaacgCAAAAACACTTCAAGGTTGAAATTAGATAAGCAATTTAATGATACAGctaccttaatttaaaaaaataattatataacataattttcaaaaagtatcaaTATCGATACCAgcgatactggccctgtatttttttttttatctctaccaaaatttgcagtatcgcacaccacTACCAGGAAATGTTTGCCCATGTATGGGAATGTTAAGTCGGCTACTACCAATCATGGcacagtttactgaccaaacccaggaaacaggtgagccatgattggccgttacctacttcctcagcacaagtgatgtgatcatcagtcaacagcaagtggaaaaattactttttaaaggtattaactcattcgctgccattgacggcaaaagacgtcaaatggtgcattttttttctgggctggctgtgaatgtgttaattgtacatgaaagataatgaagttatcaaattcattctggacaaaatattaacttttcactgctgaaaattgttcaatgactcaagtatccctttaaggtaaGATGTGGAAGTCAAAGGGCAGTCATAAATAACCAAACAGtacgcatgtgcgtgtgtggtcTCCCTGTAGGTGGTAATGAACAACCAGCGCAAGATTATCTGGCCCGGTGGGGAGACGGAAAAACCGCAGGGCTTCCAGATGTCGACTCGATTAAAGGTAAGGTGGCTTCACAGCAACACGGTGATGTGGTGTTCCTGTCCACACATATCAAATCTGAAGCTCAACTTATGTTCCCTGTGAGTGTGCAGAGGGAAATGAAGACGCTGCCTGTCCAAAAAAAGAGCTGCAGTAATATAtgaaacatttctttttcagaaagatctgcaaaaatagcTTCTCATGACTGTTTGTCTGTGCATATATTCTCGCGTCATGCTTCTTGGACATCCATTTTCCATTGCCGTTTGCTGGTCCCGTAGGTTGAAAGCAGCTGCGACAATGTGATCAACAGCTTTCTGTCCTATTTGTTGTAGATAGTGACAATACACCAGGAGCCATTTGTTTACGTGAAACCCACGATGCCAGATGGAACATGCAAGGAGGAAATGACATTAAATGGAGTCTTAATTAAAAAGGTTATCTGCACTGGGCCCAATGAGACCATCCCAGGTAACACATCAGGGACGTTTATATCAATGTGCTTTTAACGCACATTCACCTACTGGAGatgcatacatatatatgcaGTAGGTATCTATATATGTATGCATGCGGCTGAGTGCGCCATTGAGAGCGTGTGATGACTGAGCTTATAGGTGTGTGTCGATTGCTCAGAGCGACTGCGTGTGAGCGTGAAATCTGCATACGGAGAGCGTGACGCATTTGTCCAGTCAACATGCGCCGGATAAGGACTTCAATTTATGGAAATTCCTCGCGGCGGATTGTAACTCGCAACCTTTCTGGTTACAGGACGCCCGATTGTGCCGCAGTGTTGTTACGGATTCTGCATCGACCTGCTGATCAAGCTGGCTATGACCATGAACTTTACCTACGAAGTTCATCTGGTGGCTGATGGGAAATTTGGAACGCAGGAGCGGGTTGGTGTCACTTGACCTCACTTGAAAGGACATATTTGTCATTCAGTATTTCTACATATAAACGTACttggcacaaataatgtacactgTTTCTTACGGTTTCGATGTAAATTTTGGAATTGGTCATTTATCCTAAAATTCGGAGATGAATGCTCTAACGGCAAGTTGGTGCCATCGAAGTAAAATACACCAATGGCAATTATTTTCCAATAGATGAACCTAGCTGTCATGTCATCATTGGTTGAAAAATAAGTGATTAAAAAATTGCATGATGCAGACAGTTTATgatattaaactttttttttttttttttttctttctttttttttttttttttttttttttaagagtttagGGTTAGGGCAGGGGTGGCGacatccggtcctcgagggccgcagtcctgcaggttttggatatttcccttcttcaacacagctgattctgatcagctcatcagcaagatcTGCAGAAGCCTTacaacgagcctgttaattggaatcagctgcacttcgagtagggaaatctatcaaatctgcaggactctggccctcgaggagcgcagtttgccacccctgggtTAGGGGTTTGGTCTAACGAGTGTTTATATTGGGTGTAATTTCACTGTTAACCACTAGATAGCAGCAACTCATTGAATTTGAGACGGTGTggatttgaagaagaagaataaaacgGAAAGTATTtcaacacattattattattattattattattattattattattattattattattattattatacagcaTATAGTTTTTTTGATATTCTTGTGTTATCCATTGctgttgctctctctctctcaatataTTACATGTATTTAAAAGTGTTTGTATGATTTTAAAAGTGAGTTTGAATACCTTTGTAAAAAGGTGTGAAAAGTTGTAGTGCCGTAAACGCTGTAAAAACATGCATAGGGAGTATTTAAATCGGGTATTTCTATATTGGGgattatttcatttgttttggagGTGGTCTTGAATGTAACCCCGACGATTGAGGAGGGATTACTAATGTCAAAAGCTCTACGAATAATCCTTGATTTGCTACATTTCTAAAATGGGGGGAAATTGTGAGAAattaagctaaaaaaaacaaaacagaaatataTGAGCTAAGAGTTGTTTGTCTTATGTTTGTAGATGACATTTTGCTTAGAACTTTTTTGGAATGAAGTCATTTTAATGAAACAGCGTCTTAATTGTGATGTTATTGGTGCTGCAGGTGAACAACAGTAACAAGAAAGAGTGGAATGGCATGATGGGAGAGCTCCTGGGGGGCCTGGCTGACATGATTGTTGCCCCGTTAACGATAAACAACGAACGAGCCCAGTACATTGAGTTCTCCAAACCCTTCAAATATCAAGGGCTTACTATCCTGGTTAAAAAGGTAAGTTAATTAGTTTGACATGACCTCTAGTTAGTTAAAGAGCAATTGAGGAGCATATATCAGTCAGGTTTATGTTTCTCCTTTTATGGGACATTTTTGCACATTGGCTCATGTGCAGCCAAAAAtggaataaaattaaattaatcatcaaaatattattgtacgcattttatttaatttatttttttcattttttaattttttttatttttttatttatcaccATTTAGTTTTGGTAAAAATGTGCACATCAAACTATTTTAAGCAAATTCTTGGAGAGCACAATTTTAGATATTAATTTCAATCAACTGCCAAAACATATTGGCACTACATGTGTCCATTATATtttagattaactcattcactgccattgacggaaaaagacgtcaaatgatgcattttttttttttttttgctggtctggcaatgaatgtgttaatatctAGGTGTGAGCTTGAACTTGTAAATGGCATTGCTTGCCCACTCTAATCATTATAATATCATCATCAATAAGTCGTAGAATGTGTATCAGTAACCAGTTTGCGATGTGTGTTTCCAGGAAATCCCTCGCAGTACACTGGACTCGTTCATGCAGCCTTTTCAAAGTACTCTGTGGCTGCTGGTGGGTCTTTCGGTACATGTGGTGGCGGTGATGCTTTACCTACTAGACCGGTTCAGGTACACGGGgaacgtgtatgtgtgtgtgtgtgtgcactccTAACCCTTGTAGATCTTCCACTCAATTTCGATGAGAAGACAAGACAAGAGGAGAAGATTTACTGTGACCATCCCTCCGCCATATCTCTGTGCTGCCTTCTTTTGTCCGTTTTCCTTCTGTTCGTCTTTCCGGCATTGCTCGCTCATGTTCAGTTCCTTCCCTTTGCCCTCAGGCTGCCGCGGCATTTTCTGCAAACGCTCACTGAATCTCATGCAATCCGTTTCCCCTTGCAGCCCGTTTGGAAGATTTAAAGTCAAtagtgaagaagaagaggaagatgcCCTCACCTTGTCATCTGCCATGTGGTTCTCCTGGGGAGTGTTGCTGAATTCTGGAATAGGAGAAGGTGACGCGCACACACCGAAAGTTGGTCGAATACGACACCTGGTATTGTGATTTTTGCGGCAGAACATTACGTCGCGCCTGTTCAGTATTTTGTAACTCATAAACGTCAAAGTCAAGCTATTAAGAAGCTTGCTGTTTCTTTGGTCTTTGTGCAATCTGACACGCTCCAGATGATGTGGCTCTCTTTAAAGATGACAttgtaattgattttaaaaacgcTTTGATACTGTTTGTCTTGTAGCAGTTTTGCTCCTTTTGTCGTTCTACAAATTCACTGGATT comes from Festucalex cinctus isolate MCC-2025b chromosome 15, RoL_Fcin_1.0, whole genome shotgun sequence and encodes:
- the LOC144002872 gene encoding glutamate receptor ionotropic, NMDA 1 isoform X6, producing the protein MRLFLLAALVWCSCARAGCEPKIVNIGAVLSQKRYEQVFKDAVTQANQVYGRDKFKLTAISVTHKPNAIQMALSVCEDLISSQVYAILVSHPPQSNDHLTPTPVSYTAGFYRIPVVGLTTRMSIYSDKSIHLSFLRTVPPYSHQAHVWFDLMREFNWNHIILIVSDDHEGRAAQKRLETLLEERETKNKKRNYENLDQLSYDNKRGPKAEKVLQFSQDTNLTALLLEAKELEARVIILSASEEDAAAVYKAARFLNMTGSGYVWLVGEREMSGKALSEAPDGLIGLQLINGKNESAHINDAVAVVAQSIQELFEKENITEPPRGCVGNTNIWKTGPLFKRVLMSSKYPEGLTGRVEFNDDGDRKYAHYSILNYQKSRLVQVGAYNGTQVVMNNQRKIIWPGGETEKPQGFQMSTRLKIVTIHQEPFVYVKPTMPDGTCKEEMTLNGVLIKKVICTGPNETIPGNTSGRPIVPQCCYGFCIDLLIKLAMTMNFTYEVHLVADGKFGTQERVNNSNKKEWNGMMGELLGGLADMIVAPLTINNERAQYIEFSKPFKYQGLTILVKKEIPRSTLDSFMQPFQSTLWLLVGLSVHVVAVMLYLLDRFSPFGRFKVNSEEEEEDALTLSSAMWFSWGVLLNSGIGEGAPRSFSARILGMVWAGFAMIIVASYTANLAAFLVLDRPEERITGINDPRLRNPSDKFIYATVKQSSVDIYFRRQVELSTMYRHMEKHNYESAAEAIQAVRDNKLHAFIWDSAVLEFEASQKCDLVTTGELFFRSGFGIGMRKDSPWKQNVSLAILSSHENGFMEDLDKTWVRYQECDSRSNAPATLTFENMAGVFMLVAGGIAAGIFLIFIEIAYKRHKDARRKQMQLAFAAVNVWRKNLQQYPPTDITGQLNLSDPSVSTVV
- the LOC144002872 gene encoding glutamate receptor ionotropic, NMDA 1 isoform X7, encoding MRLFLLAALVWCSCARAGCEPKIVNIGAVLSQKRYEQVFKDAVTQANQVYGRDKFKLTAISVTHKPNAIQMALSVCEDLISSQVYAILVSHPPQSNDHLTPTPVSYTAGFYRIPVVGLTTRMSIYSDKSIHLSFLRTVPPYSHQAHVWFDLMREFNWNHIILIVSDDHEGRAAQKRLETLLEERETKNKKRNYENLDQLSYDNKRGPKAEKVLQFSQDTNLTALLLEAKELEARVIILSASEEDAAAVYKAARFLNMTGSGYVWLVGEREMSGKALSEAPDGLIGLQLINGKNESAHINDAVAVVAQSIQELFEKENITEPPRGCVGNTNIWKTGPLFKRVLMSSKYPEGLTGRVEFNDDGDRKYAHYSILNYQKSRLVQVGAYNGTQVVMNNQRKIIWPGGETEKPQGFQMSTRLKIVTIHQEPFVYVKPTMPDGTCKEEMTLNGVLIKKVICTGPNETIPGNTSGRPIVPQCCYGFCIDLLIKLAMTMNFTYEVHLVADGKFGTQERVNNSNKKEWNGMMGELLGGLADMIVAPLTINNERAQYIEFSKPFKYQGLTILVKKEIPRSTLDSFMQPFQSTLWLLVGLSVHVVAVMLYLLDRFSPFGRFKVNSEEEEEDALTLSSAMWFSWGVLLNSGIGEGAPRSFSARILGMVWAGFAMIIVASYTANLAAFLVLDRPEERITGINDPRLRNPSDKFIYATVKQSSVDIYFRRQVELSTMYRHMEKHNYESAAEAIQAVRDNKLHAFIWDSAVLEFEASQKCDLVTTGELFFRSGFGIGMRKDSPWKQNVSLAILSSHENGFMEDLDKTWVRYQECDSRSNAPATLTFENMAGVFMLVAGGIAAGIFLIFIEIAYKRHKDARRKQMQLAFAAVNVWRKNLQYPPTDITGQLNLSDPSVSTVV